The Syntrophaceae bacterium genome includes a region encoding these proteins:
- a CDS encoding MBL fold metallo-hydrolase, producing MTEMEQYGPITLIRGENDGRHPYCHSLFIREAGVLIDPSSDRTQLKRLRDEGAVQTVWLSHWHEDHLMHLDLFDHLPLWMSEEDAPPLADPEIYMDWYRVESPSARDYWREILLKQFHFRPRRPARFLRDREVIDLGVVTVEVLRTPGHSPGHLAFYFREPEILFLGDYDLTPIGPWYGEVYATIEDTLESLRRLKAIPAKQWLACHGKGVFERIPDGRWENYESAIYDRERRYLEFLERPRTLPEIADAWIFYGKPMQPAEFYEFGERLHAEKHLRWLMQKGLVAERGGVFARR from the coding sequence ATGACGGAGATGGAACAGTACGGTCCGATCACCCTTATCCGCGGAGAGAATGACGGCCGCCACCCTTATTGTCATTCCCTGTTCATTCGCGAGGCAGGCGTCCTCATCGATCCTTCCTCCGACCGCACGCAGCTGAAGCGCCTGCGGGATGAGGGGGCCGTGCAAACGGTCTGGCTGTCGCACTGGCACGAAGATCACCTGATGCACCTGGATCTGTTTGACCACCTCCCCCTGTGGATGTCTGAGGAGGATGCGCCGCCGCTGGCGGATCCGGAGATCTACATGGACTGGTATCGGGTCGAAAGCCCGTCGGCGCGGGATTACTGGCGCGAGATCCTGCTGAAGCAGTTTCACTTCCGACCCCGGCGACCGGCCCGATTTCTCAGGGATCGGGAAGTGATCGATCTGGGGGTCGTCACGGTCGAGGTTCTCCGGACTCCAGGCCACAGTCCGGGACACCTGGCCTTCTACTTCAGGGAACCGGAAATTCTGTTCCTGGGCGACTACGATCTGACGCCGATCGGTCCCTGGTATGGAGAGGTCTATGCAACGATCGAGGACACCCTGGAATCGCTCCGCCGCCTGAAAGCCATTCCGGCGAAACAGTGGCTTGCCTGCCATGGGAAGGGCGTCTTTGAAAGAATCCCGGATGGACGTTGGGAAAACTATGAGTCTGCGATTTATGACCGGGAAAGGAGATATCTGGAATTCCTGGAACGGCCGAGAACGCTTCCCGAGATCGCAGACGCCTGGATTTTTTATGGGAAACCGATGCAGCCTGCCGAATTCTACGAATTCGGCGAGCGCCTCCATGCGGAGAAGCATCTTCGATGGCTCATGCAAAAGGGACTCGTTGCGGAACGGGGCGGAGTGTTCGCAAGAAGGTGA
- a CDS encoding prenyltransferase — protein MSDKQTVGIAWGEWFSLSRPPFHTVGVLPFFLGTLLAWRMDHLFHFGIFALGTLAVIMIMLSTYQAGEYFDIEEDRISKAIFPSRFAGGSGVMPAGRVSEKVPLWTSIIAFIIAGAIGLLLQFHYRTGPYTLLMGCFGALSGFFYSTRPVRLVETGLGEFFIGICYGWLPVATAFYIQTGYVHPFIHWLALPIALSIFNVILLNEFPDYEADQRVGKRNLLVRLGKTWGKGIYIAFAVLSWGGMFLSLRAGVPHIALYLYMPVVLTSLIVMGMLVANADRNRKLLETMCGLTIAVNLGTTASYMLAFWK, from the coding sequence ATGTCGGATAAACAAACAGTTGGAATAGCATGGGGAGAGTGGTTCTCCCTGTCGAGACCGCCCTTTCATACCGTAGGCGTCCTGCCCTTCTTTCTGGGAACCCTCCTCGCCTGGCGGATGGATCACCTCTTTCACTTCGGCATTTTTGCTCTCGGAACGCTCGCCGTGATCATGATCATGCTCTCGACGTATCAGGCGGGGGAATATTTCGATATTGAGGAAGACCGGATCTCCAAGGCCATCTTCCCCAGCCGCTTTGCCGGAGGGTCCGGTGTCATGCCCGCCGGCAGGGTATCGGAAAAGGTCCCGCTCTGGACGAGCATCATTGCCTTCATCATCGCCGGTGCGATCGGTCTGCTCCTGCAATTCCATTACCGGACGGGGCCTTATACACTACTGATGGGCTGTTTCGGCGCCCTGTCGGGCTTCTTTTATTCCACCCGGCCGGTACGGCTCGTGGAAACGGGATTGGGTGAATTCTTTATCGGCATCTGCTATGGCTGGCTCCCGGTCGCCACGGCTTTCTACATACAGACCGGCTATGTCCATCCCTTTATCCACTGGCTGGCCCTTCCCATCGCCCTGTCGATTTTCAACGTAATCCTCCTGAACGAATTTCCCGATTACGAGGCCGATCAACGGGTGGGTAAACGCAACCTGCTTGTGCGGCTTGGGAAAACATGGGGGAAAGGCATTTACATCGCTTTTGCCGTCCTCTCCTGGGGCGGCATGTTTCTGTCGCTTCGGGCGGGTGTCCCGCACATCGCTCTCTACCTCTATATGCCCGTCGTTCTGACATCTCTGATCGTGATGGGGATGCTCGTTGCCAATGCGGACCGGAACCGCAAGCTCCTGGAAACGATGTGCGGCCTCACGATTGCCGTGAATCTCGGAACGACCGCATCTTACATGCTGGCATTCTGGAAATGA
- a CDS encoding radical SAM protein, with product MMRAFKPCYWPPSLLPRQLGSALLMAYLNDWRKLPHWIARHSLKSIPVSNGALGMGCIGYPGHPVWEVTSACNLRCIHCHATSGKPDPRELKTDEGKRFIDQLAEMQEFRTLIFTGGEPLVRGDIFELLRHSQRAGFVNIIATNGTLIDEETAWKLKDHGVACNAISLDAADPDVHNFIRNNPEAFDLTMRAMEATKKAGILLQVNTTAMEYNIPHLEPLIDFVDAQKASIMLMYQLVAVGRGEKIKNATLKKSANQKLSELIAGKQKNVQTIIEPVAGPQYWPYLLGKKGINRGWKLKLAEKVFHGCAAGRGFVYIKANGDVWPCPFVEVSGGNVREQSFRTIYETSPVFTNLRNREQTLKGLCGECEYVSVCGGCRGRALAYSGDYLAEDPRCFIREKKQTANPTSTPSRS from the coding sequence ATGATGAGAGCCTTCAAACCATGCTACTGGCCGCCTTCGCTGTTGCCCAGACAGCTTGGCAGCGCCCTGCTCATGGCCTATCTGAACGACTGGCGGAAACTCCCCCATTGGATTGCCCGGCACAGCCTGAAATCCATTCCTGTCTCCAACGGCGCCTTGGGCATGGGGTGCATCGGCTATCCGGGGCATCCCGTCTGGGAGGTGACGTCAGCGTGCAACCTGCGCTGCATCCACTGCCACGCCACGAGCGGCAAACCGGATCCCCGGGAACTCAAGACGGATGAAGGGAAGCGCTTCATTGACCAGCTCGCGGAGATGCAGGAGTTCCGCACCCTTATCTTTACCGGGGGGGAGCCGCTGGTCAGGGGGGACATCTTCGAGCTTCTCCGGCACTCCCAGCGCGCGGGATTCGTCAATATCATCGCGACGAACGGCACCCTCATCGATGAAGAAACGGCCTGGAAGCTGAAGGATCACGGCGTCGCCTGCAATGCCATCAGCCTGGATGCGGCCGATCCCGACGTTCATAATTTCATCCGGAACAACCCCGAGGCGTTCGATCTGACCATGCGGGCGATGGAGGCGACCAAAAAGGCGGGCATTCTCCTCCAGGTCAATACAACGGCCATGGAATACAACATCCCCCATCTGGAACCGCTCATTGATTTTGTTGACGCCCAGAAGGCAAGCATCATGCTGATGTATCAACTCGTGGCGGTGGGCCGGGGGGAGAAGATCAAGAACGCCACGCTGAAGAAAAGCGCCAACCAGAAGCTCAGCGAGCTGATCGCCGGGAAGCAGAAAAACGTGCAGACCATCATCGAGCCCGTCGCCGGACCTCAATACTGGCCTTATCTCCTCGGGAAGAAAGGGATCAACCGGGGATGGAAACTGAAGCTGGCTGAAAAGGTCTTTCACGGCTGTGCCGCCGGCCGGGGGTTCGTTTACATCAAGGCCAACGGCGACGTCTGGCCCTGCCCTTTCGTGGAAGTGAGCGGGGGAAACGTCCGGGAACAGTCTTTCCGCACAATCTATGAAACGTCGCCGGTCTTCACGAATCTGCGGAACCGGGAGCAGACGCTGAAGGGGCTGTGCGGCGAATGTGAATACGTCTCCGTCTGCGGGGGATGCCGGGGGCGCGCCCTGGCATACAGCGGCGATTACCTGGCCGAGGATCCCCGCTGCTTCATCCGGGAAAAGAAGCAGACCGCCAATCCGACCTCAACACCATCCCGATCATAA
- a CDS encoding chemotaxis protein CheV, giving the protein MAASDNKGILLEAGTNELEIIEIYIDEEGGYKGYFGINVAKVLEIISVPKIIKPPKASPFVAGVFDHRGKVITLVDMALWLGRKRRENGRAIAIITEFNKVTSAFLVSGITRIHRTNWTNIKPLDNFMQNYSSAITGFIDLEDRTVLMLDLERAISEIDPRLAVPQLQPAEKKELESESTWRGKNGPFRVLHADDSGMIRRAMKQSLEENGDFIVTSTVDGSAAWEHLVDLRSKATEEKKPITDFIDIILSDVEMPQMDGYHLCQKVKSDPMLKILPVVLFSSLITEKLRHKGESVHADAQLAKPSPTELIKTLKKMMEER; this is encoded by the coding sequence ATGGCCGCATCGGACAATAAGGGGATTCTTCTGGAGGCGGGTACGAACGAGCTTGAGATCATTGAGATTTATATAGATGAAGAGGGGGGATACAAGGGCTATTTCGGCATCAACGTGGCAAAGGTTCTCGAGATCATCAGCGTACCGAAAATCATCAAACCGCCAAAAGCCTCGCCGTTTGTCGCCGGCGTATTCGACCACCGCGGCAAGGTCATCACCCTTGTCGACATGGCCCTCTGGCTGGGCAGAAAGCGCCGCGAAAACGGGAGGGCGATCGCGATCATAACGGAGTTCAACAAGGTGACATCCGCTTTTCTGGTGTCCGGTATCACGAGGATTCACCGCACGAATTGGACAAACATAAAACCCCTGGACAATTTCATGCAAAATTACAGCAGCGCCATTACGGGTTTCATCGACCTGGAAGACCGAACCGTTCTCATGCTTGATCTGGAAAGGGCTATCAGTGAGATCGATCCCCGTCTTGCGGTCCCGCAGCTTCAGCCGGCCGAAAAAAAGGAGCTTGAATCGGAATCGACATGGAGAGGAAAGAACGGCCCGTTCCGCGTTCTTCATGCCGACGACTCCGGTATGATCCGCCGGGCCATGAAACAGTCCCTTGAAGAGAATGGTGACTTCATCGTCACTTCGACGGTGGATGGAAGCGCGGCCTGGGAGCATCTGGTTGACCTCAGGAGCAAGGCCACGGAGGAGAAGAAGCCCATCACCGATTTCATCGACATCATTCTTTCGGATGTCGAAATGCCCCAGATGGACGGCTATCATTTATGCCAGAAGGTAAAAAGCGACCCGATGCTGAAAATCCTGCCGGTTGTTTTATTCTCGTCACTGATTACCGAAAAGTTGCGACATAAAGGCGAGTCCGTCCATGCCGATGCCCAGCTTGCGAAACCGAGTCCGACGGAGTTGATCAAAACGCTGAAAAAAATGATGGAAGAAAGATGA
- a CDS encoding EF-hand domain-containing protein, whose product MKRPYFCFVVAVVVMSFVHLSGSILLAKEKGPSDQAIKNVYRQILASADKNGDGKLSMAECTSISKNKNKIEKDCKYWDANGDGYITEEEYVKQARNIMR is encoded by the coding sequence ATGAAAAGACCCTATTTCTGTTTTGTCGTTGCGGTTGTGGTTATGAGCTTTGTGCATTTGTCCGGCAGCATCCTCCTGGCAAAAGAGAAAGGGCCGTCGGACCAGGCTATCAAAAATGTTTATCGACAGATTCTCGCCAGTGCGGACAAGAACGGCGACGGCAAACTCAGCATGGCCGAGTGCACATCCATCTCAAAAAACAAAAACAAGATAGAAAAAGACTGTAAATATTGGGATGCCAACGGTGATGGATACATTACGGAAGAGGAATACGTCAAACAGGCAAGAAACATCATGCGCTAG
- the tatA gene encoding twin-arginine translocase TatA/TatE family subunit gives MFRGLFQPMHLLIILGIVLLIFGPGKLSKLGSSVGKTIKGFRSSMNETGEAGKIEDKKQ, from the coding sequence ATGTTTCGAGGACTTTTTCAACCCATGCATCTTCTGATCATCCTGGGCATTGTGCTCTTGATTTTCGGGCCGGGCAAGCTGTCGAAGCTGGGAAGTTCCGTGGGCAAAACCATAAAGGGCTTCAGGAGTTCCATGAACGAAACCGGAGAAGCAGGCAAGATCGAAGACAAGAAACAATAG
- a CDS encoding site-specific integrase, producing MKRTPTRYTGVYERKAEKRVHNGRPDVCFDITYKRFGKKIWEKVGWLSEGYSAKVASDLRANRLRNVRHGDELPQDKVKAPYFKDIASKYLEWAAENKSRGGCDDASRYGRYLSPTFDDKRLDEIFPLDLERLKNQIARDGLSPASVKHTLVLFRQMFNKAVLWGLYKGENPIKGVKMPVLQNQRERFLTPEEADKLLIELKSASGQLLHDMALLSLHCGLRFGEICNIRGQDLDFENGMIHIADPKNKQSRKAFMSNTVKKMLAMRKPDSPDELLFRDRRHGGRVNYVSATFGRAIKKLGLNDGITDPRQKITFHSLRHTFASWLALNGEPILTIRDLLGHKTLAMTSRYAHLMPEHKKQAVLNLEKFLKKKKGESHAGKR from the coding sequence ATGAAACGGACACCGACCCGATACACTGGCGTTTATGAGCGGAAAGCCGAGAAGAGAGTTCACAACGGCAGACCGGACGTCTGCTTCGACATAACGTACAAACGGTTCGGTAAGAAAATCTGGGAGAAGGTAGGTTGGCTCAGCGAGGGCTATTCGGCGAAGGTCGCGTCCGACTTGCGGGCAAATCGTCTCCGTAACGTGAGACATGGGGATGAATTACCGCAAGATAAAGTGAAGGCCCCATATTTCAAAGACATAGCTTCTAAGTACCTCGAATGGGCAGCAGAGAATAAGTCTAGGGGTGGTTGCGATGATGCATCTCGTTATGGCCGATATCTTTCTCCTACCTTCGATGATAAGCGTCTCGATGAGATCTTCCCGCTAGACCTCGAACGCCTCAAGAACCAAATCGCCAGAGACGGCCTATCCCCTGCCAGTGTGAAGCATACCCTTGTCCTCTTCCGTCAGATGTTCAACAAGGCTGTCTTGTGGGGGTTGTATAAAGGGGAAAACCCGATCAAAGGCGTGAAGATGCCGGTTCTTCAAAATCAGCGGGAGCGGTTTCTGACACCCGAAGAAGCCGACAAATTGCTGATAGAGTTAAAAAGCGCCTCCGGACAGTTGTTACACGACATGGCCCTGTTGAGCTTACACTGCGGTTTGAGATTCGGAGAGATTTGTAATATCCGCGGACAAGACTTGGACTTCGAAAACGGCATGATTCACATAGCCGATCCGAAGAACAAGCAAAGCCGGAAAGCTTTCATGTCCAACACAGTGAAAAAAATGCTTGCTATGCGGAAGCCCGATAGTCCGGATGAACTGCTCTTTAGAGATCGTCGGCACGGAGGGCGTGTCAATTACGTTTCTGCGACCTTCGGACGCGCCATAAAGAAGCTCGGCCTCAACGACGGCATCACAGACCCTCGGCAGAAGATCACTTTCCACAGCCTCCGTCACACCTTCGCATCGTGGCTCGCGCTCAATGGAGAGCCGATCTTGACGATACGCGACCTTCTCGGGCATAAAACCCTTGCCATGACTTCCCGGTATGCTCACCTGATGCCGGAGCACAAGAAACAAGCCGTCCTGAACCTTGAGAAGTTTTTAAAAAAGAAAAAAGGAGAGAGCCATGCCGGAAAGAGATAA
- a CDS encoding DNA-binding protein, with amino-acid sequence MKSKQEKKRTLTPQQVEAIYGIPVGTLANMRCQKRGPKYYVLNSRTGKKRRVLYFVEDVETWIKINPVITIDSLTVN; translated from the coding sequence ATGAAGAGCAAGCAAGAGAAGAAGCGGACGCTGACCCCGCAGCAGGTCGAGGCCATCTATGGGATCCCCGTCGGGACTCTGGCAAACATGCGCTGCCAGAAACGGGGTCCGAAGTATTACGTGCTCAACAGCAGGACCGGTAAGAAGCGGCGGGTTCTCTACTTCGTTGAAGACGTGGAGACCTGGATCAAGATAAACCCGGTCATTACCATCGACTCTCTCACTGTCAACTGA
- a CDS encoding AAA family ATPase has product MNENTKIMLHRKSDRLNRPLPWRNNNTETPLPGNVSETKLNDSISDMMVSASDLMTRKLPERPHIMRPWLKAGSLTLVYAKAGVGKSFFAWSVAIAVVKQLTIGEWTVDNPAGCLYTDGEMQLDDIQERLLQFAKDLPADKACLNILSSEIAAQTDMQIINITERKWRDQISEVVRKDLSIGLVILDNVSSLTPGINENSKKDWDDINQWLLTLRRMGIAVIVIHHASLKGNPRGTSGRYDNVDWTIKLKDLADATRSSGAYFQVEFVKKRGKRDNALRPFTIRIAHDPDSGLPWQTSHYADRKRPPYIIALIGLGMKQRDIAEVLECTEVNVSQIKKKAIKDGLFTEDGRPTDKWRKAYTGDTIEQVIKEFKEY; this is encoded by the coding sequence ATGAACGAGAATACAAAGATCATGCTGCACAGGAAATCAGACCGGCTGAACAGACCTCTCCCGTGGAGAAACAATAATACTGAGACGCCACTTCCCGGCAATGTCTCAGAGACAAAACTGAACGATTCAATCTCCGACATGATGGTCTCTGCCAGCGACTTAATGACAAGAAAACTCCCGGAAAGACCTCATATCATGAGACCATGGCTCAAGGCCGGTTCGCTTACCTTGGTCTACGCCAAAGCGGGCGTTGGGAAGTCATTCTTCGCATGGTCTGTTGCTATTGCTGTCGTGAAGCAACTTACAATCGGGGAATGGACAGTAGATAACCCTGCTGGCTGTCTTTACACCGATGGAGAAATGCAGCTGGACGACATTCAAGAGCGACTGTTGCAGTTTGCGAAAGATCTCCCTGCTGACAAAGCATGTTTGAACATTCTTTCGTCAGAGATCGCAGCTCAGACGGATATGCAGATCATCAATATCACGGAACGGAAGTGGCGGGACCAGATCAGTGAAGTGGTCCGCAAGGACCTCTCCATTGGGCTCGTTATCCTCGACAATGTTTCCAGTCTGACTCCGGGAATCAACGAGAATTCGAAGAAAGATTGGGATGACATCAATCAATGGCTTCTTACACTGAGACGCATGGGAATTGCCGTGATTGTGATTCATCATGCAAGTTTGAAGGGAAACCCAAGAGGTACGTCTGGCAGGTACGATAACGTTGATTGGACGATCAAACTGAAAGACCTTGCAGACGCCACAAGATCCAGCGGGGCGTACTTTCAAGTCGAATTCGTTAAGAAGAGGGGAAAGCGTGACAATGCCCTGAGACCGTTCACCATAAGAATTGCACATGACCCGGATAGCGGATTGCCCTGGCAGACGTCCCATTACGCTGACAGAAAACGACCACCCTACATCATTGCCTTGATCGGGTTGGGCATGAAGCAACGGGACATTGCCGAAGTTCTTGAGTGCACGGAAGTGAACGTTTCACAGATCAAGAAGAAGGCCATCAAGGATGGGCTCTTCACGGAAGACGGCAGACCAACCGACAAATGGCGCAAAGCTTACACGGGTGACACGATTGAACAGGTGATCAAGGAATTCAAAGAGTATTAA
- a CDS encoding helix-turn-helix transcriptional regulator, giving the protein MHVTIEDAFGQTIRTLRKARKMSQETLAELSNLDRSFISHLECGKKQPSLVTIFQLAKALKVTPSKIVSLTEEKQKASVEPGDDSASVD; this is encoded by the coding sequence ATGCACGTAACCATCGAGGATGCGTTCGGTCAGACGATCAGGACACTGAGAAAAGCGCGGAAGATGTCGCAGGAGACGCTTGCAGAGTTGAGCAACCTCGACCGGAGCTTTATTTCCCATCTTGAATGCGGAAAGAAACAGCCCAGCCTTGTCACCATCTTCCAGCTTGCCAAAGCCCTGAAAGTCACCCCCTCCAAGATAGTCTCCCTCACGGAAGAGAAGCAGAAGGCTTCAGTTGAACCGGGGGATGATTCGGCCTCCGTCGATTAG